The sequence below is a genomic window from Haemophilus pittmaniae.
AAATATGGCGTGGCGCGCCCTTTAGTTTCATACATTGCACTATTTCGCCCGGATAAATCAGCGCTAAGCAATTCAAGAGCGGTCAAATTAATGCGTGAAGTGTTGGATTTGTTCCCGCCTTCTCAATTATTAGCCCACTGTTTGAGTGAAACGGTGAACGCAGTGCAGAAAAAACGCCGAGAAAGCCGAAATCTCGCCCCGCTTAACAATCACCGCTACTTAATGCAAGTAATGGAAACGAACCGACCACTCTTTTCCGGAACAGGCTCGGCTGCCGTAAACAACGCAGAACGCGCCACTCAAGGCAGTGATGAAGTTGAAAACACCATTTTATATATCGAGCGGTTTTATCAGTTAGGCCAACCGGTGGAACACTTGCCAGGCTATGACGTGTGGCGAAAATGGAAAGATAAACAGCAAAAATGAACTTTTTTTACCGCTCGAAAGGGCGGTTTTTATTTTTAAAATCAATAATTTGTTCTTGTGTGTGATTTGCCGGGCTTGAAACATTTTCCAATTTCAGAAACATAATTTGTATAATCAAGCCATTTTAAGGCAAATCCGGAGGCTAGATGAACGCGCAACTCAAAGTACAAGAGGACTTATTTGATACCGAGCATGCCACGGTGGGAGATTTATTCGACCATTTAGATAATATCCCAGCAAATGAAATTTATCATAAATGGCCAAGTACGCTTTCGGATATCATTGAAGTCCTTAAATGCGAACTTATCCGTCAAGGGGAAGAGCCAGATAAAGCGCAAGGCAGTGCCGCCAAATTAGTTGGCGTGATGGCGCATTATTTCGGGGGAAAATCGGTATATCTACCTACTGGTGAGGTATTAAAAGATGCGTTACGTAATGTGAAAATCTATCAGGAGTTTGATGGGAAGAATGTCCCAGAATTAGTGATCAAATATCGATTGAGCGAGTCGCATATTTATGCGATTTTGCGTGAACAGCGGGCGTTGTTGCGTAAACGTTATCAGCGTGATTTGTTTGATAGCTAAATAGGCTGAACTACCACAAATTCAAATTTTACCCTCATTCTTTAAACTTCCTTTAAAGTTATTTTAAAGGAAGTTTTTTTATGTCTTTATCCTTGCCTATCACAAAAATTGTGATCCATTGCTCCGCTACTCGTAACGGCAAGCAACTCCGAACAGTCAATCAAACCGCCGCTCAACGTATTAATGACTGGCACGCCCAACGCGGCTTTAAACGCGACCCAATTTTAGTCAAAAAATTTAACCCACACCTGCAAAATATCGGCTATCACTTTGTGATTGACACAGACGGCACCGTCGAAACAGGCCGAATGGTTGGCGAAATTGGCGCGCACGTGAAAGGGCACAATCAACACTCGCTAGGCATTTGTCTTGTTGGGGGGATTACTCAGACAGGTAAAAGCCATGGCGAATATACCGAAAAACAATGGCTCGCCTTGCACAAATTATTGCAAAAACTAGAGAGCGAGCACCCTAGTGCACGCATTTGTGGACATCGTGATTTAAGCCCAGACATCAACGGCGACGGCACAATCTCGCCGAGTGAGTGGATTAAAGACTGCCCTTGTTTTGATGTTTGGTCTTGGCTTGATTCCGAGCAAATTATCAATACAGAACACTTGTTTGAGGGGGAATAAATGAGTGCATCATCCTATTCAATCTCCAAGAAAGGATTTTTTCGCGGTTGGGGATTAAGCAATAACGCAAAACGTAACCGTGCAATCAATGGCGGGTTTACTGCCGCACAATATCTCTACCTGTTATGGAGCTACTGATGATCTCACAACTCATTACTAACGCCGATGGTCGCCTTTCGACTACGGCATTTATCCAGTTCTTTGGGGCGATCCTCATGGCTTGTATTTTGATTTATGCGGTATGGTTGGATCGTAGCTATGTTAGCGAATTATTTACAACATTCGCGCTCTTTTGTGGCGGTGGAGCTGCGACAAAAGGGTTCGCGAATGCAATAAACCGTAGGGGGAATGAATGACTCATTATTTTGTGCTTGGTGTGCTTGGTGCGATTTTGGTAATCGGCGTTTATGTCACGGCAAAATTAAAAGCGGCAAATCGTAAAATTAACAATTTACTCAAAAAAAACGAAGCCTTACAAGCCGAAAAAGCCGTAGCAGAAACGAAAGTGAAACATTTTGAAGTGAGAAAGAAAAATGAAGAAGACAATCGTAGCACTAGCCGTGATGATGTCATTAACCGCCTGCAGCAATCGGGCGATCTCCGTGATTAATGCATCCTGTTCAGGGTTTTCAGTTATTACTGCAAGTCGCCAAGATACCACGGAAACATTGCGTCAAATTGCGGTGCACAATGCAACGTATCGCGATATATGCGAAAAGGAATCAAAAAAGAATGAATGACATTGTTGATACGACCCAGCGAAGAGAAGAAATCATGTGGGAAAACTGGCAAAAACAACGTCAGGTCGTGCAAGAACACCATGTCCAACAGATAGAGGACAGATATTGTATTGATTGTGGAGAACGTATCCCGGCTGCACGTATAAAAGCCCAGCCAGACTGTGTGCGTTGTGTAGACTGCCAAATAGAAAAAGAGAAGGGACGTTGATGTTAGAAATCATTGAGTTTTTACAAAAGCATTGGTCGATTGTAATGGCGGTCGGCGGCATTGTGTGGACGTATTTCTGGTTGACAATGGACAGCAAGTACGCACGCAAAGCCGATGTAGCGGACTTGCGCAAGGCCATTGATAACAACGAAAAAAGCCTATCTGAAATGAAAGGAGAATTACGCCATTTACCTACGTCGCAAGATGTGTCGGAATTGCGGATTTTGATTACAGAGATGAAAGGCAAAAGCGATGTGTTAAGCACGAATATAAAAACCTTAAATCATCAAGTGGCTTTATTAATTGAAAAGGAAGTGAGTAAA
It includes:
- a CDS encoding DUF2730 family protein gives rise to the protein MLEIIEFLQKHWSIVMAVGGIVWTYFWLTMDSKYARKADVADLRKAIDNNEKSLSEMKGELRHLPTSQDVSELRILITEMKGKSDVLSTNIKTLNHQVALLIEKEVSKE
- a CDS encoding DUF2644 domain-containing protein; protein product: MISQLITNADGRLSTTAFIQFFGAILMACILIYAVWLDRSYVSELFTTFALFCGGGAATKGFANAINRRGNE
- a CDS encoding TraR/DksA C4-type zinc finger protein → MQRIAIYAKRNQKRMNDIVDTTQRREEIMWENWQKQRQVVQEHHVQQIEDRYCIDCGERIPAARIKAQPDCVRCVDCQIEKEKGR
- a CDS encoding N-acetylmuramoyl-L-alanine amidase, with amino-acid sequence MSLSLPITKIVIHCSATRNGKQLRTVNQTAAQRINDWHAQRGFKRDPILVKKFNPHLQNIGYHFVIDTDGTVETGRMVGEIGAHVKGHNQHSLGICLVGGITQTGKSHGEYTEKQWLALHKLLQKLESEHPSARICGHRDLSPDINGDGTISPSEWIKDCPCFDVWSWLDSEQIINTEHLFEGE
- a CDS encoding Mor transcription activator family protein, with amino-acid sequence MNAQLKVQEDLFDTEHATVGDLFDHLDNIPANEIYHKWPSTLSDIIEVLKCELIRQGEEPDKAQGSAAKLVGVMAHYFGGKSVYLPTGEVLKDALRNVKIYQEFDGKNVPELVIKYRLSESHIYAILREQRALLRKRYQRDLFDS
- a CDS encoding DUF2681 domain-containing protein: MTHYFVLGVLGAILVIGVYVTAKLKAANRKINNLLKKNEALQAEKAVAETKVKHFEVRKKNEEDNRSTSRDDVINRLQQSGDLRD